The nucleotide sequence GGGTGCTGTTCTCTTATTATACGCGCCACTTCAAGCCCATTGATGTCTGGCAGGTTAATATCTAACAGTACAGCATCAAATGCGCCTTCTCTCGCCGCAATGATAGCTTCTTCCCCAGAGCGCACGGTGGTGGGGATATGGCCCATGCACAGCATCATATTTTCAACCATTTCAGCATTTATCGCCTCATCCTCTATCACTAATACCCTAGCATGAGAGAAGCTTTGTAATGTTTTTCCTCGTGGATTCGCTAAATGGTGAAGACAATCTACAATTCTATTCTTATCAATTGGCTTCACAAAAGACTGCCATACTTCAACGTTATGGTTGGCGATAATATTGGCAATATCCGGTGTTGCTGATAACACAATAATTGGTGGAGTACGGTCACCATAAATGGCAGTGAGGGTGTTGATGAGCTCGATGCCGTTAATGCCAGGCATATATAAATCGACAAACACCCCCGAAAATTGCAGTACCTCGTCATGTAAATTGAGTAAGTCAGAACCGGATGCAAAGCATCGCGTTCTATAGCCTTCTGCATTAATGAGGTTTTGAATATGAATGCGGGATATTTCTAAATCATCCACAATCGCAAAGCGGGCAGTGCCACAAACATGTTGCTCAGGAACATCGTCGTTAATGGGGCTGATGGGTATATTAAGGGTAAATTCACTTCCTAGCCCTTGTTCACTGTTTACTTCTAAGCTTCCATTCAGTGCGTCGAGCGACTTCTTCACTATCGACAACCCAATTCCTGCACCTGGGTAGCGTTGATTATAGGGTTGGCTCCCACGGTAAAAGCGTTCAAAGATTCGCGCTTGTTCCCCATCGCCAATGCCAATGCCTGAATCTACCACTTTTACCACAAGGTAGACTTTTTTGTCCTTCACTTTAGTCGTGATATTGGTATCTATAATACCGTTGGAGGTAAATTTAACGGCGTTATCTAGAATATTTTTTAATATATTGGCAATTAAGGTGGGGTCGCCGTCAATGTAGTGGGGCACGCTATGACTACAGTGCATACTGAACTCTACTTGTTTATCCCTTACTTGAACTGAGAAGGGCGCAATACATTCATCCAGTAAGCTAATTAAATCAATACGTGTAGTGTGAGGGGTGATGGATGATTCATCACTTAGCACATCGAGTAAGTTATTCGTCAAATTAAGTAGGCGAAAGCAAGATTGTTCCGCTTGCTGAATTAATTTGGATTGCTTGTCTTTCATATTCGGTAGTAGTTCTAAAGCGGCGACAATGGCACTTATTGGAGCGCGAAATTCGTGACTCATTAAGTTTAAGAACTGCTTTTTTCCCGGCTCCAATGGCAAAGGTGACTGAGAGGAATAAGCTGATAAATTGCTTTCACTTTTCTTTGATTCGTCGGTGAGAGGATTCGCCTCGAGTGTGCGCGCCTGCTGTCGGCTTTTATACAGGTGCCAGGATACGATAGTAAGGCTAAGCAACAGTATTGCGAAGGCCAAATTGAGCGTCATTTGCGCTTTCTTACTTAAGGCATCTTCTTGGGATATCAGTACTTGTTCTTGTATCTGCAAATGGGTAATGATGGCGTTTAAGGGGAGCTTATTTGATAAAAGCCGCAGTGCCTCATCCGGAGAATATTGAACCAAGCTTCTTAGCAGGTTTAGGGTGGTTATACTTTGATGAATAAGCCCCGCATTCCCAATGGATTCTCGGTACGCCTCATATTGATCAACTTGTATGATGCGGCGGGAAAAGTCTATTTCGTCCGCTTGTGTTTTTAGGTAATTGACGAAATGAAAGTCAGCTTCAGTGGTAAGGCTAAGTAACTGACGTTGTAATACGAAAATGGAATCTAGATTTTCATCCTGGTAATAGCTTTCTACGTTTCTTTCAATATTGTAAAAGGTATTCTCTACACCATTCAAAGATAGCAGAGAGGCGCGCAAGGCGGTTTGCTGTTGAAACAGTGTGTAGTGATAGCCGTAAAAGAATAAGGTTAATCCAAGCATTAGCCAAATTAGCGGCACAAGGCGAGTTTTATACATCGATAGCAGGTGAGTGACGTAGCGCATTTATACTCCATTATGACAGCCAAGGTCGTCTCGTTGTGCGCGATATAGCGGGTTAAGGCGAGCGTTAATTTCCAAGGTAGATGGAATATACCCTAACTTTAGTCGCTAAAGGCTGAATTGCCAACTTTGTGTTCCTGTTAGGTTGGCGGGTGTTCAAGGTGTTGAATTTTGTCCTTTATTCGATATAAGAAATACAAGCTTGGTAGCACCATTAAGGCGGTAGCAATGAAAAAGAAGCTCCAATTGCCATCAAGGGCATCGACAACGAAACCACTGCCCGCCGCTAAAAATGTTCGCCCAGCAACGCTTAATGAGGCCATTAGAGCGTATTGCGTGGCACTAAACGCTCGATGACATAAAAGCGAAATGAAGGCCACCATGGCTACGGTACTCCATGCTGATGTGAAACCATCCACGATCACAGCGGCAGCTAATAGGGTAACGTTTGGTCCGGATTGAGCAATCCATGCAAACATCAAATTGGACGCGGCCATGGCAATACCCGCCGTCATTAAACCACGATAGATACCATAGCGAATATTCACCATACCGCCCACAAGTGAGAATAATATAGTCACCCACCAATTAAGGAGTTTCGAATAGGTGCCTATATCGCTGTTTGAAAATCCAATTTCTTTGTAAAAAACCAAACTCATGCGACCTAGGAAGGCTTCGCCTATTTTAAAAAGAAAGATAAACAATAGAAAAGAGAGAGCGAGTTGTACCCCATTACGAACGAAAAACTCAGCAAAAGGCGCAATTAAGGTTTGCTTTATCCACGTTAGGAACCGATTTTTTGTTGAAAGCGGAATGTGAGACACCGCACTTTCTAATAAGCGCTCTCTGGCAATCGCCGGCTCTCTTGCTAATAAGGTGCCTAACATCAGTATGCCCATTGCCGCGGCAAGTAAGAGGTACACGTTGGGCCAATAAAAGTAGGGCGTATCTACGAGGAAAAACGGAATGGCGCCCAGGCCTCCAAAGCCGGTCCACCATCCTGCAGTGGCAACGGACGATGCGGCAGAGAGCCCATCTTTATCGCTCTCATCAATGATATCAATTCTGTAGCCATCAATAGCAATATCTTGTGTGGATGAACATAGTGCAATACAGAAACTAAAAAGAGCGAGGTAGAAAAGATGCGTGTCAGCGGTAAGTTGTGACATCGCAACACAGCCGAGGGCAATGCCTATTTGCATGGAGATAATCCATCCTCTCCGCTGCCCTAAGAATAAGGGTTTAATTCGGTCTATCAGCGGTGACCATAGGAAATTAAGGGAATAAACTGAGAAAACTATGCCAAAGAGTCCGATGGCCGATCGCGACAAGCCTTCATCGGCAAGCCAAGCATTTAAAACTGAACCAATCATCACCCAGGGGACACCGCTTGCAATACCAAAGATAAAAATACTGAGGTAGCGACGATCATTAAAGGTTTTAAGGGACTGCAGCAAAGAACAACTCATCAGCAATAAGGGAAAATGCTATTGAGCCATGTTAGCACTTAATGTGCAACGTCTTAAATAAGGAAATAATGCCTTCTTGATAGCAATGACCATTGATACCAAGAAGGGCTATTAACAAATGAAAATTCTACGCCGACATTTAAGGGCGAATGCCTACGCAGTCAAACGGGCAGTGACCTTTGCCTTCTAAAAAAAGCACACAGTTAGTGAGCTCTTCTATAAGGTAGGTATCGTGCGCCAATTTATCTTCAGGCCAATAATGAACTTGGTGTAACAAATGCCAAAATACACGCTCTTTGGGCGTATAGGGTTGCGTAAAGGTGTATTCTATCTGGCCCCACTCTTCCATACTATCCCAAAAGAATAGCTCGACCTCCTCGATTGGAAGCTCTCCATGCCAGAATGCTCGCAAATAAAAACACAGCTGCTTGGCTTTTTTATTGACAAACTCTTGTACAGTCACAGAGATTCAGCCGCTGGTTAATTTGTTTCAATGAATTATAGTTTATTACGAACTTACTGCCTTAAACGCCGATGCATTTAAAGCTAGGTTGCTGTTTTATTGCAAAAATTAGACTAAACAATTTGCGTTTGTATTACCAGCCTAAATATCGTGTCCAGCCAATAATATGTCCACTAAGAATATGAATGTACGGGGGTTTGTCATTGTCCATTAGACTAAAAGTTGAAATTTGAGCAGGAATGGACTGTTGGCGGTAGTGTAATTTTAATGAGGTGGCGGCTTTATGCCTGCGTTTAGAGGCTGTTTGATGTGCCCAGGCATTCACATTGGGCAATGATAAATCGAGCACGGGAAAACTAGTACTGGCAATGACATCAGGGATGGCACGGTTTATTTGCGCTTCTGGCCAAAATGGCGAGAGGGTCACCAAGGTGCTTGGCGCCGCTATTTTTTCCTGCGCCCCTAAATCTAAAACTTGTGCGGCGGTCATTCCTTGGGAAACAATCACTCGAAACCCTTGATGTCCCTGACTGTAATTGTCTAACGCGTTAAGCAATAC is from Alteromonas australica and encodes:
- a CDS encoding ATP-binding response regulator produces the protein MRYVTHLLSMYKTRLVPLIWLMLGLTLFFYGYHYTLFQQQTALRASLLSLNGVENTFYNIERNVESYYQDENLDSIFVLQRQLLSLTTEADFHFVNYLKTQADEIDFSRRIIQVDQYEAYRESIGNAGLIHQSITTLNLLRSLVQYSPDEALRLLSNKLPLNAIITHLQIQEQVLISQEDALSKKAQMTLNLAFAILLLSLTIVSWHLYKSRQQARTLEANPLTDESKKSESNLSAYSSQSPLPLEPGKKQFLNLMSHEFRAPISAIVAALELLPNMKDKQSKLIQQAEQSCFRLLNLTNNLLDVLSDESSITPHTTRIDLISLLDECIAPFSVQVRDKQVEFSMHCSHSVPHYIDGDPTLIANILKNILDNAVKFTSNGIIDTNITTKVKDKKVYLVVKVVDSGIGIGDGEQARIFERFYRGSQPYNQRYPGAGIGLSIVKKSLDALNGSLEVNSEQGLGSEFTLNIPISPINDDVPEQHVCGTARFAIVDDLEISRIHIQNLINAEGYRTRCFASGSDLLNLHDEVLQFSGVFVDLYMPGINGIELINTLTAIYGDRTPPIIVLSATPDIANIIANHNVEVWQSFVKPIDKNRIVDCLHHLANPRGKTLQSFSHARVLVIEDEAINAEMVENMMLCMGHIPTTVRSGEEAIIAAREGAFDAVLLDINLPDINGLEVARIIREQHPSIPIIALTANAHKSDKELSLKAGIRYHLVKPVTFQELKNTLRLSFLYQSEH
- a CDS encoding AmpG family muropeptide MFS transporter; protein product: MSCSLLQSLKTFNDRRYLSIFIFGIASGVPWVMIGSVLNAWLADEGLSRSAIGLFGIVFSVYSLNFLWSPLIDRIKPLFLGQRRGWIISMQIGIALGCVAMSQLTADTHLFYLALFSFCIALCSSTQDIAIDGYRIDIIDESDKDGLSAASSVATAGWWTGFGGLGAIPFFLVDTPYFYWPNVYLLLAAAMGILMLGTLLAREPAIARERLLESAVSHIPLSTKNRFLTWIKQTLIAPFAEFFVRNGVQLALSFLLFIFLFKIGEAFLGRMSLVFYKEIGFSNSDIGTYSKLLNWWVTILFSLVGGMVNIRYGIYRGLMTAGIAMAASNLMFAWIAQSGPNVTLLAAAVIVDGFTSAWSTVAMVAFISLLCHRAFSATQYALMASLSVAGRTFLAAGSGFVVDALDGNWSFFFIATALMVLPSLYFLYRIKDKIQHLEHPPT
- a CDS encoding DUF3530 family protein, whose translation is MSWASFYSDISNAFLPNELSQLMVGDTAVPIFDIPASTPLSRGVVYILADQSSNELNLTQSKALAESLSEKGWHCIVSPIPLILGNPVWAENTSEDAKGESSGAHPRIDSRSTQLDYQASAQHLVVLLNALDNYSQGHQGFRVIVSQGMTAAQVLDLGAQEKIAAPSTLVTLSPFWPEAQINRAIPDVIASTSFPVLDLSLPNVNAWAHQTASKRRHKAATSLKLHYRQQSIPAQISTFSLMDNDKPPYIHILSGHIIGWTRYLGW